Part of the Yersinia hibernica genome, ATTAGAAACTACAGCAACGTTAGCTACGGCCACTTACCCGAATGACTGATTTTAATTGTCTTATCGGGATGAGTTTACTTGTTGTCTGCCTGTTACTTCATGTTCTGTGGGGTAGGTTTAGATAATGGTTATCCCGTCTGGATTTGACAGGATAATAATGCCATTACCATAGTGATTTTATTTTATAATATAATTGGAATGTGATTTATTTAAAGTTTAGGCGTAATGATTTCTCCATTTAATTGGGTGATATTATGTTTTTGTCTGAGTAATATTAACGCTGATAAAGATGAATAATCTCTTCCGATAATTCACGTGCCAATAAAGAGGTCATTAAATGATCCTGCGCGTGAACCATAATTAGTGTCATTGGCTGCCTGGCTTCACCGGCATCCTGTTCAATTAGCTTGGTTTGCATATGGTGCGCTTGGCGAGCAAAACCATCCGCTTCTTGTAACAAGCTTTTAGCTTTATCTATATCGCCTTTCCGTGCCGCCTGTAATGCTTCGAAACACAAACTACGTGATTGTCCAGCATTAACAATAATTTCCATTACTGCTTCTTCTAATTCAATCATTATTTATTCCTACTTTAATCAAAACCATTATTTATAGCTGTAGTTGCAAACCATTCGCCGCTTTTCTTGACTGTACGTTTCTGACTTGATAAATCTAATTGAACAAAGCCATAACGGTTTTTATAGCCATTACACCAAGACCAATTATCAATAAATGTCCACATGTGGTAGCCAAGGCAATTGCAGCCTTCACTTATTCCTTTATGCAGCCATTTCAAATGGTCAGAAACAAAATCTATTCTATATTGGTCGTTAATTTGTCCATCTTGTAAGAAACGCTCTTCATTTTCGACGCCCATGCCATTTTCGGAAATAAAGCAGCGCGGGTTGCCGTAATTAAGCCGTAAATTAGTCAAGATATCGTAAATTCCAGCCTCATAAATTTCCCAACCACGGTAAGGATTCATTTTACGGCCCGGCATTTCGTAGGCGTCAAATAGCCATTCAGGCATAAAAGGGGCCTGTGGATTTACCGCGCTGTCACGGCATTTTACCCGCCGGGGTTGATAATAATTGATGCCTAGCAGATCAATTTTACCCTCAGCAATCAGGGCTTTGTCTCCTGGCTGGCGTGTTGGCATCTGGTCGTAATCGCAAAGTAAATCAATCAGTTCCTGCGGATATTCGCCGCGCAATGCCGGGTCAAGGAAGCTGCGATTAAACAGCAAATCTGCATATTCAGCCGCTTTAAGGTCCGCTGGGTTCTGTGAGCGGGGATATGAAGGTGTCAGGTTAAGCACGATACCAATTTCCCCCTCATAGTGACCCGCGCGGTAAGCTTTGACCGCCGTCGCGTGTGCCAGTACGGTGTGGTATGCCACTGTCGCCGCACGTCTGAAATCCACCACATTGGGATAGTGGAAGTCGTACAGATAACCGCCTTCTACCGGAACGATTGGTTCATTAAAGGTAAACCAATGTTGCACCCGGTCACCGAACAGTTCAAAGCACACTTGCGCATAGTGCTTCCAGGCCTCAATGACTTCACGGTTTTCCCAGCCGCCTATCTCTTGCATCGCCATCGGCATGTCAAAGTGGAATAGGGTAATAAAGGGAGTAATACCTTGCGCCAATAATTCGTCTATCACATTGTTATAAAAGGCCACAGCCTCGGGGTTAACTGCACCGACTCCATTTGGAATCAGGCGCGACCAACTCAGTGATGTACGAAAACTGTTGTGATTCAGCTGCTTGAGCAGCGCAATATCCTGTTGCCAGTGGCGATAGAATGTTGATGTTTCATTCGGGCCAATCTGCTGGTGAAAGCGCGACGGTTGGCTGGCGTACCAGGCATCCCAGGTTGTCGGGCTTTTGCCGCCGTGCAGGCTTGCCCCTTCAGTTTGCAGTGCAGAGCTGGCACTGCCCCACCAGAAGTTCTCTGGAAATAGATATTTCATTAATCTGGTCTCTTTATTTATGAGTCATTATCAGTTGCTACGGACGGTATCTGAAAGTGATGGGGCGCTGTTCATGGCTTTTTCCCCTTCGGTTTTCAATAAAGAACGTTCATAAGCACGCAGGAATGGCAGATAGATTAACGCGGAAACTGTCATACATATCAAACACATAACTACCGGGCTGAAGGCCCAATTTGCCGCCCAGGATGCGCCAATGGGGGCCGGGGTAGTCCACGGAGTTAGAGACACAACTTGCGCTAACCATCCCAGTTTGGTGGCGCTATAAGCCAGAATGGCATTAATCATCGGTACACAAGCAAATGGTATGAACATGATTGGGTTCATAATAATTGGAGCGCCGAACAGGATGGGTTCATTAATATTAAAGAAGCTCGGCACAATCCCCAATTTGCCAATCGTCCGTAAGTGAGTGACTTTGCTGCGCAATAAGAGGAAAGCCAGTGGTAATGTGGAGCCAACGCCGCCAATTAATAAGTAGTGATCCCAAAAACCTTGCAGGTATATATGTGGCAAGGCTGCACCTGCTGCCAGAGCCGCTTGGTTTGCCGCCAGGTTGGTCATCCAGAATGGGCTCATGATACCGGTGACAATCAGTGAACCGTGGATGCCTGAGAACCAGAAAATTTGGCACAATAGCACTGACAATAACATTGCCGGTAAAGAGTCTGATGCTGAAACCAATGGTGCCAGTAAATGCATGATAGCTTCTGGAATAATCATGCCAGTCTGGGATTCAATGAATAAATTAAGTGGGTGTAGGGTGGCAATAATAACTAATACGGGGATCAGAATTTCAAAAGAGCGCGCGACCCCTGTCGGCACCTCTTTGGGCAAGCGAATCGTGATATTGTGCTGCTTTAGAGCGGCATAAACACGAGTGGAATAAATTGCAGTAATTAGTGCCGTGAAGATCCCTTGACCAGAAAGATATTGAGTAGAAATTTTGCCATCAGCGAATGGTGCGGCAACAAGCAGAAATGCCATAAATGCCAGCAAGCCGGTCATTACGGGGTCGAGATTAAATTGTCGTCCCAGACTGGCCCCGACCCCGACTGAAATAAAGAATGTCATGACCCCCATGCTTAAATTAAAAGGCAACATGAGTTGTGCACGATATGTCTGAGAAAAGTCCAGCCATGCTCGGGCGAACCCCATCGTGGTATCGGCAGAGAAGGGCGGGAAAATAAACACCAACATAAATGA contains:
- a CDS encoding PTS lactose/cellobiose transporter subunit IIA encodes the protein MIELEEAVMEIIVNAGQSRSLCFEALQAARKGDIDKAKSLLQEADGFARQAHHMQTKLIEQDAGEARQPMTLIMVHAQDHLMTSLLARELSEEIIHLYQR
- a CDS encoding glycoside hydrolase family 1 protein is translated as MKYLFPENFWWGSASSALQTEGASLHGGKSPTTWDAWYASQPSRFHQQIGPNETSTFYRHWQQDIALLKQLNHNSFRTSLSWSRLIPNGVGAVNPEAVAFYNNVIDELLAQGITPFITLFHFDMPMAMQEIGGWENREVIEAWKHYAQVCFELFGDRVQHWFTFNEPIVPVEGGYLYDFHYPNVVDFRRAATVAYHTVLAHATAVKAYRAGHYEGEIGIVLNLTPSYPRSQNPADLKAAEYADLLFNRSFLDPALRGEYPQELIDLLCDYDQMPTRQPGDKALIAEGKIDLLGINYYQPRRVKCRDSAVNPQAPFMPEWLFDAYEMPGRKMNPYRGWEIYEAGIYDILTNLRLNYGNPRCFISENGMGVENEERFLQDGQINDQYRIDFVSDHLKWLHKGISEGCNCLGYHMWTFIDNWSWCNGYKNRYGFVQLDLSSQKRTVKKSGEWFATTAINNGFD
- a CDS encoding PTS sugar transporter subunit IIC gives rise to the protein MSSLYQSMIAVIEQSITPLAGRLGQQKYVIAIRDGFTAALPFMIIGSFMLVFIFPPFSADTTMGFARAWLDFSQTYRAQLMLPFNLSMGVMTFFISVGVGASLGRQFNLDPVMTGLLAFMAFLLVAAPFADGKISTQYLSGQGIFTALITAIYSTRVYAALKQHNITIRLPKEVPTGVARSFEILIPVLVIIATLHPLNLFIESQTGMIIPEAIMHLLAPLVSASDSLPAMLLSVLLCQIFWFSGIHGSLIVTGIMSPFWMTNLAANQAALAAGAALPHIYLQGFWDHYLLIGGVGSTLPLAFLLLRSKVTHLRTIGKLGIVPSFFNINEPILFGAPIIMNPIMFIPFACVPMINAILAYSATKLGWLAQVVSLTPWTTPAPIGASWAANWAFSPVVMCLICMTVSALIYLPFLRAYERSLLKTEGEKAMNSAPSLSDTVRSN